The stretch of DNA CGACCGTCGATCAGCGCAACGATGTTGATACCGAACACGCTCTGCAGCTGGGTCTGGGCGTAGAGATTGTTGAGGATCACCTCCGGCACTTCGCCACGACGCAGCTCGATCACTACGCGCATACCGTCCTTGTCGGACTCGTCGCGCAGCTCGGTGATGCCTTCGAGCTTCTTCTCCTTGACCAGCTCGGCGATCTTCTCGATCAGACGCGCCTTGTTCAGCTGGTAAGGCAGCTCGGTGATAACGATCTGCTGACGGCCACCGACCTTGTCGATGTCCTCGATGATCGAGCGGGCACGCATGTAAATGCGTCCGCGACCGGTACGGTAGGCTTCGATGATGCCTTCGCGACCATTGATGATCGCTGCGGTCGGGAAATCCGGGCCCGGGATGTGCTGCATCAGCTCATCGACGGTCAGCTCCGGGTTGTCGATCAGCGCCAGGCAACCGTCGATGACTTCGCCGAGGTTGTGCGGCGGGATGTTGGTCGCCATGCCCACGGCAATACCGCTGGAACCGTTGACCAGCAGGTTGGGGATCTTGGTCGGCATGACCGCGGGGATCAGTTCGGTGCCGTCGTAGTTCGGCACCCAGTCCACGGTTTCCTTGTGCAGGTCGGCCAGCAGCTCGTGCGCCAGCTTGGTCATGCGCACTTCGGTGTATCGCATGGCCGCCGCGTTGTCGCCGTCGACCGAACCGAAGTTACCCTGGCCGTCTACCAGCAGGTAGCGCAGGGAGAATGGCTGGGCCATACGAACGATGGTGTCGTACACCGCGGTATCACCGTGCGGGTGATACTTACCGATCACGTCACCGACAACACGGGCAGATTTCTTGTACGGCTTGTTCCAGTCGTTACCGAGCTCGCTCATCGCGTACAGCACACGCCGGTGCACGGGCTTCAAGCCATCGCGCGCATCAGGCAGTGCCCGCCCGACGATTACGCTCATCGCGTAGTCGAGATAGGACTGTTTCAGCTCGTCTTCGATATTGACCGGGAGGATTTCTTTGGCCAGTTCGCCCATGAGAAGCCTGATTCCTTTTTCTGGTGAAACTTCGTCACATCCATATGGGACGAACGAAGCTCGCCGCTGCAGGCCTAGTGCCATGCACCGACTTACGACAAATCAACAAGTTATGCCATGGATTTGCGCAGTGAAGGCGGTCACTTCGGACCACCTTGGAAACCGCCGGATGTTATCACAATCGCCGCCACGCACCTATCCCCCTGATGCGCATGGAGCATAGTTAGTTGACCGGTGACAGGCTGATAAGAGACGAGAGAAGCTCAGAGGCTGATTTCGCGCGTAAATGCGGATTTTTTCCCGGACTGACGACCACCCCATGGCAGCCGTCAGCGAAACCTTTTGCAAAACGATCTCAGTGCAAGCGCTTGCGGCACATCAATTGGGCCATTTTCGCGGTGTCGGGACGCTCGACTATGCCTTTCTCGGTGACGATGGCGTCGATCAGGTCCGCCGGGGTGACGTCGAATACCGGATTATAGGCCTGCACATCCGCCCCTACCCGCTTGCCGCCGACCTCGAGCAGCTCCTTGCCATCACGCTCCTCGATCGGAATGTCTTCGCCACTGGCCAGGGCCATGTCGATGGTCGAACTCGGCGCGACCACCATGAAACGCACGCCGTGGTGCATTGCATTGACCGCCAGCTGATAGGTGCCGATCTTGTTCGCCACGTCGCCATTGGCGGTAATGCGGTCGGCGCCAACGATCACCCAGGTCACACCCTTGGTTTTCATGATGTGTGCGGCAGCGGAGTCGGCATTCAAGGTCACCGGGATGCCTTCGTTGGCCAGCTCCCAGGCGGTCAGCCGCGAGCCTTGCAGCCAGGGACGGGTTTCATTGGCATACACCCGCTCGACCATACCTTCGATAAAGGCCCCGCGAATCACCCCCAGGGCCGTTCCGAAGCCGCCGGTCGCCAGGGCGCCGGTGTTGCAGTGGGTCAGGATGGCCTGGGCATTGCCCTGATGCCGGCGAATCAGGTCGACACCCAACTGGGCCATGGTCAGGTTGGCTTCGCGGTCGCTTTCATGAATGGCCAGGGCTTCCGCCTCCAGCACCGCCAGCGGGTAGGCGTGGCCCTTGAGGCGCTCCAGACGTTCACGCATGCGGTTCAGCGCCCAGAACAGGTTGACCGCGGTCGGACGCGAGTCGGCGAGCAATGCGAAGTCTTCTTCCATCGCCGCCTGCCAGTCACCACCGGCGGCAAAACGCGCGCGCGCCGCCAGGACCACGCCATACGCGGCGCTAATGCCGATTGCCGGCGCGCCACGCACCACCATTTCGCGAATGGCCTGCGCGACGCCAGCCGCGCTGGTGTAGGCAATCCAGCTTTCCTCGAAGGGCAAAATACGCTGATCGAGCAGATACAGGGCGTCATCCCGCCAATCGATGGCCTTCACCTTCTCCGCTGCCAACAGTCGATCGCGCATCCCTCACCCCGCACTCATGAACAAAAGCCGCCGATTATAGCGATCCCCCGGCGAAGACGCTCGGGTATACTTCGCCATCCTCCACAAACGCCCTGGAACCGATCTTCGATGCCGAACCCTGTCGTTGCGCTCGACCTACTCCTGTTGCCGACCTGGCTGGTGCCTGTTGAACCGGCCGGCGTGGTGCTCAAGGAGCACGGCCTGGGTATCCGCGACGGCCGCATCGTGTTCATCGGCCCGCGCGCCGCGGCCTTGAAGCTGCAGGCTGCCGAGGTCCGCGAGTTGCCGGGCATGCTGCTCAGCCCTGGCCTGATCAACGCCCACGGCCACGCGGCGATGACCCTGTTCCGCGGCCTGGCCGACGATCTGCCGCTGATGACCTGGCTGGAGAACCACATCTGGCCCGCCGAAGCCAAATGGGTCGATGAAGCCTTCGTCCGCGACGGTACCGACCTGGCCATCGCCGAACAGCTCAAAGGCGGCATCAGCTGCTTTTCCGACATGTACTTCTTTCCGAAGGTTGCCAGCGAGCGCGTGCACAACAGCGGCATTCGGGCGCAGATCACCATTCCGGTCCTCGACTTTCCGATTCCGGGCGCCCACAGCGCCGACGAGGCCATCCGCCAGGGCGTCGAGCTGTTCAGCGACCTCAAGCATCATCCGCGTATCAAGATCACCTTCGGCCCCCACGCGCCCTACACGGTCGGCGACGAAAACCTGGAGAAGATCCGGATCATTGCCGAAGAACTCGATGCCTCCATTCATATGCACGTCCATGAAACCGCCTTCGAGGTGGAACAGGCCGTCGCCCGGCACGGCGAGCGGCCCCTGGCCCGCCTGGCGCGACTGGGACTGCTCGGGCCGCGCTTCCAGGCCGTACACATGACCCAAATCAGCGATGACGACCTGGCTTTGCTGGTAGAAACCAATAGCAATGTCATTCATTGCCCGGAGTCGAACCTGAAACTGGCCAGCGGCTTCTGCCCGGTGGAACGGCTGTGGCAGGCTGGCGTCAATGTTGCAGTAGGCACCGACGGGGCCGCCAGCAACAACGACCTGGACCTGCTCGGCGAAATCCGCACCGCCGCACTGCTGGCCAAGGCCGTGGCAGGCTCGGCCACTGCCCTGAATGCCCACCAGGCGCTGCGCATGGCCACCCTCAACGGCGCGCGGGCCCTGGGCCTGGAGAGCGAGATCGGCTCGCTGGAACTCGGCAAGGCCGCGGACCTGGTGGCCTTTGACCTGTCCGGCCTGGCGCAGCAACCGATCTATGACCCGGTTTCGCAGCTTATATATGCCACCGGCCGCGATTGCGTGAAACACCTTTGGGTCGCCGGCAAGCAATTGCTCGACGACCGGCGCCTGACGCGCCTGGACGAACAACAGCTGCACGCCACGGCGACAGCCTGGGGCCGGCGCATCAGCGGCCATACCGAATAGCAGGAACCCTCGAGCCCCGGCTCGAGACCGACAGCCAGAATTTTCCAGATTCAGAGGATTACCCATGAGTAACGTCGACCACGCCGAAATCGCCAAATTCGAAGCCCTCGCCCATCGCTGGTGGGACCGCGAGAGCGAATTCAAACCGCTGCACGATATCAACCCGCTGCGGGTCAACTGGATTGACGAGCGCGTCAACCTGGCCGGCAAGAAAGTCCTCGACGTCGGTTGCGGCGGCGGCATCCTCAGTGAAGCCATGGCCCAGCGCGGCGCTACGGTAACGGGCATCGACATGGGCGAGGCCCCGCTGGCGGTGGCACAACTGCATCAACTGGAGTCCGGGGTGAACGTCGAATACCGGCAGATCACCGCCGAAGCCCTGGCCGAGGAAATGCCCGAGCAGTTCGACGTCGTCACCTGCCTGGAGATGCTCGAGCACGTACCGGACCCCTCCTCGGTGATCCGCGCGTGCTTTCGCATGGTCAAGCCCGGCGGCCAGGTGTTCTTCTCCACCATCAACCGCAATCCGAAGGCCTATCTGTTCGCCATCATCGGCGCCGAATACATCATGAAGCTGCTGCCGCGCGGCACCCATGACTTCAAGAAATTCATCCGGCCTTCCGAACTGGGCGCCTGGAGCCGCGACGCCGGCCTGACCGTCAAGGACATCATCGGCCTGACCTACAACCCGCTGACCAAGCACTACAAGCTGGCCACCGACGTCGACGTCAACTACATGATCCAGACCCTGCGGGAGGAATAAGCCCATGCGTATCAGAGCAGTTCTTTTCGACATGGACGGCACCCTGCTCGACACCGCGCCGGACTTCATCGCCATCTGCCAGGCCATGCGCGCCGACCGCGGCCTGGCGCCGATCGCAGACAAACATATCCGTGACGAAATCTCCGGTGGCGCCCGGGCGATGGTCGCCGTGACCTTCTCGATGGACCCGGAATCCCCGGGGTTCGAGGAGCTGCGCCTGGAGTTTCTGGAGCGTTACCTCAAGCATTGCGCGGTACACAGCAAACTGTTCGACGGCATGGCCGAGCTGCTGGCCGATATCGAGAAGGCCAATCTGCTCTGGGGCGTGGTCACCAACAAGCCGGTGCGCTTTGCCGAGCCAATCATGCAGCAGTTGGGCCTGGCGGAACGTTCCGCCCTGCTGATCTGCCCGGATCACGTGAAGAACAGCAAACCCGATCCAGAACCATTGATCCTGGCGTGCAAGATGCTCGACCTCGACCCGGCCAGCGTACTGTTCGTCGGTGACGACCTGCGCGACATCGAATCGGGCCGCGACGCAGGCACCAGGACCGCAGCCGTGACCTACGGTTACATCCATCCGGACGACAATCCCAAGCACTGGGGCGCCGACGTGGTGGTCGACCATCCGCTGGAACTGCGCCAGGTCCTGGACCAGGCGCTGTGCAGCTGCTGATCTGCCCAGGCTTTCGCTTCTGATTTCCCGAGGTTTTTATGTTTGATTATTCCGCCCGCCCCGAACTGCTCAAGGATCGGGTCATTCTGGTCACCGGCGCCGGTCGCGGCATCGGCGCCGCTGCCGCCAAGACCTTCGCCGCCCACGGCGCCACCGTACTGCTGCTGGGCAAGACCGAAGCCAACCTGACCCAGGTTTATGACGAGATCGAAGCCGCCGGCCATCCTCAGCCGGTGGTGATTCCGTTCAACCTGGAAACCGCCCTGCCGCACCAGTACGACGAACTGGCCGCCATGGTCGAAGCGGAGTTCGGTCACCTCGATGGCCTGCTGCACAATGCCTCGATCATTGGTCCGCGCACACCGCTGGAACAGCTGTCGGGCGAGAACTTCATGCGGGTGATGCAAGTCAACGTCAACGCCATGTTCATGCTGACCAGTACCCTGCTGCCGCTGCTCAAGCTGTCCCAGGACGCCTCGGTGGTGTTCACCTCCAGCAGCGTTGGCCGCAAGGGCCGTGCCTACTGGGGCGCCTATGGCGTTTCGAAATTCGCCACCGAAGGCCTGATGCAAACCCTGGCCGACGAAGTCGACGGCGTCGCACCGGTTCGCGCCAACAGCGTCAATCCGGGCGCTACCCGCACCAGCATGCGCGCCCAGGCCTACCCGGGGGAAAACCCGAGCAACAACCCGGCCCCCGAGGAGATCATGCCGGTCTACCTGTACCTCATGGGTCCGGACAGTACCGGGATCAACGGCCAGGCATTCGACGCCCAGTAATCCTTTCTTTGGCCGCGGCGGAATACCGTCGCGGCACTCCTTTCCCGGCAGTCTTCCACCCCGCCATCGCCAGACAAATGCCACCCCGGGCCACGCCAAGCCTTGGCACTGTCAGCCAACCCGCTGAATTCAAAAGCATTTTAATCGGATGAAGCGAATGGCATGACTTTCGCTCTCATCTCTCCCAAATAGGCAGTGTATTGGCGAAACTCAGCGACGATCGAGTCGGGGCTTATAACGGCCCGTAAAGCGGATTAGACTGTGATCGCTTGTCCTACGGGACTGATGGAACAGTATGACGTGCAGCCATGAGCCGCTCTCACCCAGCCAGTAAGACTGCATTACGTGCCCAGGGGCTCACGCCATATGAAAATACCGACCCAGACCAACGCAATTGACTTCGATAGCGCCAAATTGCAACGCCTGGGCTTTGGCCAGCAGTCACCACTCCTGCAACGCCCGGTCAGCCTTGCCCAGTTGCGCCAGCAACTGAGCCTGCAATTACAGACCAGCCTGGAGCCGCAACGCATTCTCGGCCTGTTCTTCCGCGAAACCCAACGCCTTGTGCCCCTGGATGCCCTGGTTTACCAGCACAAACCCAGCGACCTGCGCCTGGAGTTCGGCCAGCGCGGCCACCACTCCATCAGCTACAGCCTGAGCCATGAAGGCGAGACCATGGGCGAGCTGGTATTTCGGCGCAATCAGCGTTTCAGCGACCAGGAACAGGGCCATCTGGAATCCCTGCTGTCCACCCTGCTTTATCCGATGCGCAACGCCCTGCTCTATCGGGCCGCGACCCGTAGCGCCCTGCGCGACCCTTTGACCGATACCGGCAACCGGATCGCCATGGACCAGACGCTGCAACGGGAAATCGAAATGGCCCGCCGCCACCTGCACCCACTGTCGCTGCTGATGCTGGATATCGATCACTTCAAGAGAATCAACGACAGCCACGGCCACAGCGCCGGCGATGAAGTGCTCAAGGCTGTTGCCGCGGCCATCAAGGCGCAGTTGCGCAACGTCGACATGGTGTTTCGTTTTGGCGGCGAGGAGTTCCTGATCCTGCTGTCCAACACCGGACGCGATGCCGCCGCCATGGTGGGAGAACGGCTGCGCCAGGCGGCCCAGGCCAAGGATTACTGGGCGGATGGCAAGTTGATCGAGCTGACGGTCAGCCTGGGTTGCTCGACCCTGCTGCCGGGGGAGTCAGCCGAGAGCCTGCTGCGCCGTGCGGACAGCGCGCTGTATGTGGCCAAGCGCGAAGGCCGCAACCGCCTGGCGATGGCCGGCTGAGAGAATGGCTGGGGCCGCCTTCATCGGAGGCCGCCATTCAACCTTCGACCAGCGCCATCCGTTCACGGGCCGCCGGGGTCTTTTCCTGTTGCATGCAACGCTCCAGGAACAGGTACATGTAGTCATAACTCTTGCAGATCGCCTGGCGCAGCTCGCCCTGCAAGGCTTTGCTCGGCTTCATGCCGGCCAGGGTACAGATGATTTCCAGCGCCTCCCAAGGATGCGCATCATCGTACTGGGCATGCATTTTCAGCCACTTCATCGCCCGCTTGCGCTCTTCTTCGGGAAAGGCCGCCGCATACACGCCGGAGGAGCAGACCAGCGCCGACCACTCACCCGTGGCGCCCTCGATTGCGTAGTTGGTCGCAGCGATCGCCACGATCAATGAGTCGGCGGAGCTGGTGTGCCAGCACCAATGACTCAAGGCGTGCAGCTCCGGTGGGACCTGTTGTGCCTGCAGATCTTCCAGGCTCACGCCATGGGCGCGACTCCAATTCACCCAGTAATCGGCATGATTGAGCTCGACCCGGATATTGCGCATCAGCCAGCGCCGCGCCATGTCTTCCCCGGGGTGACGGGCGAAGCGGGTCTTGGTCAGGTTCTGCGCCATGTACAGGGCGAACTGCTCGACAACCGGCCAGCCGCCGATCAGGTACTGGCGCATGGTTTTGTTGCTGAGCTTGTTGTCGCGCATGCGCTGGTACAGTTCGTGGTCGACCACGCGGCGCTTGCTCTCGCTGCAATCCTGGATCAGCTGCTGGGCCCAGGCCGGATAGCTTGCAGCGTCCATGAGCGGACCGGTTCTGTTGAATGCGTCGATCACTGTCGGGGCTCCTTTTGATGGTGATGGTACGGATCAGCGAGAGATTCAACGGAACGTGCCAGGAGCCTTGAACAACAGAGGCTGTGGTCGCGAAGGCCGGCACTGCAGACTGTCGCAGGTGAAGAGTTGCGGGCGCTCGATCAGGTAGCCCTGAGCGTAATCCACGCCAATCTCCAACAATGCCTGCTCAATCTGCGGTGTTTCGACAAACTCGGCAATCGTGCGTTTGCCCATCACATGACCGATATGGTTGATCACCTCGACCATCGCGCGATTGATCGGGTCGTCCAGCATATCTTTTACGAAACTTCCATCGATCTTGAGGAAGTCTACAGGCAAATGTTTGAGATAAGCGAATGACGACATTCCCGCACAAAAGTCATCCAACGAAAAGTGACAGCCCAAGCCCTTGAGCTCGTTGATAAATCGAATCGCACTGCCGAGATTGGAGATAGCGCTGGTCTCGGTGATTTCAAAACAAATCAGGTCCGGTGGCACACCGTGGACGATGAACTGCTCGCGCAGGAAGTCCAGGAAAGCCTCGTCACCGATGGTCGCGCCCGACAGATTGATCGCACACATCGCCAGGGGCCCTTCGCGCTCCTCGCGGATGCACTCGGCGATGATCTTGAACACATTCTCCACCACCCAACGGTCCAGGGAGGTCATCAGGCCGTAACGCTCGGCGGCCGGAATGAAGCTGTCGGGCAGGATCATCCGCCCCGCCTCGTCGTGCAGGCGCAGCAGAATCTCGATATGCCCGCCGAGCCGGTCCACATGACCCAGGGCGGCTATTTCCTGGGCATAAAGACAGAAGCGGTTTTCCTCCAGGGCCATATGCAGGCGCTGTACCCAGGCCATTTCACCGAACCGCAGGGACAGCTCCGAGTCGTCCGCATGATAGACCTGGACCCGGTTGCGCCCTTTCTCCTTGGCCATGTAGCACGCCATGTCCGCTGCCCGCAGTGATGCTTCGAGGGTGGTCGGGGTTTGCGCCACATGCACCAGGCCAATGCTGACCGTGGTGACGAAGGGCCGGCCCTTCCAGACAAAATGCAGGTTCTGCACCGTCTGGCGCAGGCCTTCGGCGATCTTTTCCGCCGCTTCCGGCGAGCAGTTCTCCAGCAGGATGCCGAACTCATCGCCCCCCAGGCGCGCCAGGGTATCGCCCTCGCGCAGGCCCGACTGGAGCAAGGCGCAGATATGCCGGAGCAACTCGTCCCCTGCCGCATGACCGCAGGTGTCGTTGACCAGCTTGAACTGGTCCAGGTCGAGGAACATCAGGGCGTGCCGCCCCGGTTGCCGGCTCAAGCTGTGCAATGCCTGCTCCAGACGGTATTCGAACTCGCGACGGTTCGCCAGGCCAGTCAAGGCGTCGTGGGTCGCCTGCCAGGACAGATTGGCGATGTACTGGCGCTCCTGGGTCATGTCGTGCAGCACCAGCACCGTACCGCTGACCTTGCCGGCGTTCTGGATCGGCGCGCCGACCAGGGTCACCGACACCGTGCTGCCATCCAGGCGCTGGATCAGCTTCGAGTGCTCGCTACCACCACTGAGCTGGCCACTGAGAATGTGCTCGATCAGGGTAAAGCCGTCGGTCTGGGCATTTTCATCCAGCAGATTGAACAAGGCCGCCAGCGGCAGCCCCATGGCCTGCTCAGCCTTCCAGTGGGTCATTTCCTCGGCGGCCGGGTTCATGTAGGCGATGGCGCCGTCCACGTCGGTGGTGATGACACCGTCGCCAATGGATTGCAGGGTGATCTGCGCCCGTTCCTTTTCCAACTGCAGGGCGCTGGCAAATTCATGACGCTGGGCCAACAGCTTATGGGTGCGCAGCAAGGCCAGGACAATCAGCCCCAGCGCGGTGGCCAGGTTGGTGATCAGCAACAGCCGCAGGATGACCCGCGAGCCCTCGCCTAAAGCATCACTAAAGGCCTTGGCAGCGGGCGTCACGCCATCGTTGATGGCGAAAATCTGGTTCTTCCAGCGCTGGATATCGGCTTCGGAGGCCTGGTTGCTGGTAATGCTGCGGTGCATTTCATGGGCCACGCTGTCGAGCTGCACCAGATAACTGTCGCCCACGGTCCACAGGTCGATGGCTTTTTCCAGGTAGCTGAAATGGCGGAAGTTCAGGTACAGCCAGATCACGCTGTCGCTGTCGTCAGGGTGGTTGCCACCCTTGAGAATCCCCGCCCGCGCGGCATTCAGGTCGGGCGGTTGCTGATCCAGCGCGACCCGCAGCTCATGCCCGCCCTGAGGCACGGCAATAGCATTCTGGTACTTCAGAAAGATCGATTCGTCGCGGCTGTCGGCGTAGAGATTGAGGTAGTAGATGGCGTCCTTCTGGCCCTTGGACCAAAGGCTCTCCCCGGCAACGTAACCACGTACCGCCGAAAGGACATATAAGCTGAGGCCACCCAACAGCGCTTGAAACAACACCACCGCAATAAATGGCCAGACGATGCCCAATAACCGTGGCGTTCCGAGAGTCCGCTTTTGCTTCATGAGGTCCCTTGCATAAGCACTGCCAGATGAACACCCGAGGAAATACCGCTCCTGACAGCACAGACTAGGCTAATTTCCGCCGCTTCGAGCGCACAGGCCGTGACGTTCGAGCACGCTGCCAGTCAAGACACGACAGGGCCGCGCCCCAGGAGGGTCATTTCCACCAGAGAATTCAAGCACTAAGCACAGAAAACCGGATAAAACTCAAGGTCGCTGGACTTGCTGCAAATGCCCGTAAAGCTTGGCGTAAAGGCCGCCGTCGGCAATTAGCTGCTGATGGTCGCCATCTTCGGCAATCTGCCCGCCATCGAACACCAGAACCCGATCCGCCTGTTTTACCGCGGACAGGCGGTGGGCAATGATCAGTGTGGTCCGACCGTGGAGGAAACGCGTCAGCGCCTGGTGCAGGTTGTACTCGGTGGCGGCGTCCAGCGCGGAAGTGGCTTCGTCGAGGATCACCACCTTGGGTTCGGCCAGGACCATCCGCGCGATGGCCAGGCGCTGGCGCTGGCCGCCAGACAGACGCACGCCGGAACGGCCGACCACACTGTCCAGGCCGTTGGCCAGGGCGCGGACCGTCGAGTCCAACTGGGCAATTTCCAACGCCCGCCAACAGGCTTCGTCGCTGCGCTCGCGGCCCATGGTCAGGTTGGCGCGGATGCTGTCGTTGAACAGCGCCGGATGCTGCAACACCACCGCCACGTTTTCCCGCAGGGTTTCCAGGCCGATTTCCTGCTGGGTCTTGCCGCCAAAACGAATCACGCCCGCCTGCGGTGTGTAGAGCCCCAGCAACAGCTGCACCAGGGTACTTTTGCCGCCGCCACTGGCGCCGACGATCGCCACCTTCTCCCCCGGCTCGATCGACAGGTTCATTTGGTCCAGCACCAGCTCGTCGCCGTAGCCGAAACTCAGGCCGCTGACTTCGATACCCACGGTCTCGCGCCCCTGGAACGGGTCGACACCGCCGGCATACTGCGGCTCGTCGGCCCGCGACAGCAGCTCGTTGATGCGCGACAACGCGCCACCGGCGGCATAGTAGGCGTACTGCAGGTTCAGCAGTTGTTCCACCGGGCCGATCATGAACCACAGGTAGCTGAATACGGCCAGCATCTGGCCGATGGACAGATCGGAAAACAGCACGGTGAGCATGGCCGCCGCACGAAAGATATCGATCCCGAACTGGAACAGCAGCCCGCTGGCGCGATTGGAGGCGTCGCTCTTCCATTGCGAAGCCACCGCGTAGTCCCGCACATCCAGGGCACGCCGGCCGAGACGGCCGAGGAAAAAGCCCTGGCGGTTGCCCGCACGGACTTCCTGGATCGCATCCAGGGTTTCGGTCAGGGCCTGGGTGAAACGCGAGGTGCTGTCGTTCTCGAGCTTTTTCAGGTGTTTGACCCGCTTGCCCAACTGCACCGTGGCGTAGATCACCAGGGGATTGAACAACAGGATCAGCAGCGCCAGCTGCCAATGCATCCACATCAGGATGCCCGCGGTGCCCACCAGCGTGAGCATGGCCACCAGAAAACGGCTGAGGGTTTCGCCGACAAACTTGTCGAGGGTGTCGAGGTCGGTGACCAGATGAGTCGTCACCGTACCGCTGCCCAGGCTTTCATACTCGCCCAGGGAAATGCGCTTGAGGCGCTCGATCAGCCGCAGACGGATGCGATAGACAATGTCCTTGGCCAACCCGGCAAACAACCGGGCCTGCAGCACGTTGAACAGTAGCGCCGAGCAACGCAGCATCAGGGTGATCAACAACATCAGGCCGATGTAGCCGGCGGCGCTCTGCCAGCCCGCGGGCAAGGCGTGGTTCATCACCTTCAGCGCGGCATCGCCATGCCCCAGCAGCACTTCGTCCACCAACAGCGGCAGCAGCAACGGGATAGGCACGCTGCACAGCGTCGCCAGGACGGCCACGCCATTGGCGATCCACAGGGCTTTTTTATGCTGCAGTGCCAGCCGGCGGACTTGCGCCCAGCTCAGGCGATCGACGGGTTCCGGCGCTTGTGGATCACGCACAGGCGGCACGCTCCAGCCAGCGGCCGAGCAGTGGAGACAGCTCACTCAGGGGCTGGTAGCCATTGGTCAACAAGGCCAGCTGGCCATTGCGCTCGGCCAGCATCGTCGGGAAGCCGGCAATCCCCAAGTCCTGGACCCAGGTGAAATCGGCGGCGGTCGCGGCATGCTGCTCGGCGCGATCGAACGCCTCGGCGAACTCG from Pseudomonas chlororaphis subsp. chlororaphis encodes:
- a CDS encoding TRZ/ATZ family hydrolase, which gives rise to MPNPVVALDLLLLPTWLVPVEPAGVVLKEHGLGIRDGRIVFIGPRAAALKLQAAEVRELPGMLLSPGLINAHGHAAMTLFRGLADDLPLMTWLENHIWPAEAKWVDEAFVRDGTDLAIAEQLKGGISCFSDMYFFPKVASERVHNSGIRAQITIPVLDFPIPGAHSADEAIRQGVELFSDLKHHPRIKITFGPHAPYTVGDENLEKIRIIAEELDASIHMHVHETAFEVEQAVARHGERPLARLARLGLLGPRFQAVHMTQISDDDLALLVETNSNVIHCPESNLKLASGFCPVERLWQAGVNVAVGTDGAASNNDLDLLGEIRTAALLAKAVAGSATALNAHQALRMATLNGARALGLESEIGSLELGKAADLVAFDLSGLAQQPIYDPVSQLIYATGRDCVKHLWVAGKQLLDDRRLTRLDEQQLHATATAWGRRISGHTE
- the ubiG gene encoding bifunctional 2-polyprenyl-6-hydroxyphenol methylase/3-demethylubiquinol 3-O-methyltransferase UbiG — translated: MSNVDHAEIAKFEALAHRWWDRESEFKPLHDINPLRVNWIDERVNLAGKKVLDVGCGGGILSEAMAQRGATVTGIDMGEAPLAVAQLHQLESGVNVEYRQITAEALAEEMPEQFDVVTCLEMLEHVPDPSSVIRACFRMVKPGGQVFFSTINRNPKAYLFAIIGAEYIMKLLPRGTHDFKKFIRPSELGAWSRDAGLTVKDIIGLTYNPLTKHYKLATDVDVNYMIQTLREE
- a CDS encoding TenA family transcriptional regulator, giving the protein MDAASYPAWAQQLIQDCSESKRRVVDHELYQRMRDNKLSNKTMRQYLIGGWPVVEQFALYMAQNLTKTRFARHPGEDMARRWLMRNIRVELNHADYWVNWSRAHGVSLEDLQAQQVPPELHALSHWCWHTSSADSLIVAIAATNYAIEGATGEWSALVCSSGVYAAAFPEEERKRAMKWLKMHAQYDDAHPWEALEIICTLAGMKPSKALQGELRQAICKSYDYMYLFLERCMQQEKTPAARERMALVEG
- a CDS encoding GGDEF domain-containing protein, with protein sequence MKIPTQTNAIDFDSAKLQRLGFGQQSPLLQRPVSLAQLRQQLSLQLQTSLEPQRILGLFFRETQRLVPLDALVYQHKPSDLRLEFGQRGHHSISYSLSHEGETMGELVFRRNQRFSDQEQGHLESLLSTLLYPMRNALLYRAATRSALRDPLTDTGNRIAMDQTLQREIEMARRHLHPLSLLMLDIDHFKRINDSHGHSAGDEVLKAVAAAIKAQLRNVDMVFRFGGEEFLILLSNTGRDAAAMVGERLRQAAQAKDYWADGKLIELTVSLGCSTLLPGESAESLLRRADSALYVAKREGRNRLAMAG
- a CDS encoding YciK family oxidoreductase, which codes for MFDYSARPELLKDRVILVTGAGRGIGAAAAKTFAAHGATVLLLGKTEANLTQVYDEIEAAGHPQPVVIPFNLETALPHQYDELAAMVEAEFGHLDGLLHNASIIGPRTPLEQLSGENFMRVMQVNVNAMFMLTSTLLPLLKLSQDASVVFTSSSVGRKGRAYWGAYGVSKFATEGLMQTLADEVDGVAPVRANSVNPGATRTSMRAQAYPGENPSNNPAPEEIMPVYLYLMGPDSTGINGQAFDAQ
- the mupP gene encoding N-acetylmuramic acid 6-phosphate phosphatase MupP, encoding MRIRAVLFDMDGTLLDTAPDFIAICQAMRADRGLAPIADKHIRDEISGGARAMVAVTFSMDPESPGFEELRLEFLERYLKHCAVHSKLFDGMAELLADIEKANLLWGVVTNKPVRFAEPIMQQLGLAERSALLICPDHVKNSKPDPEPLILACKMLDLDPASVLFVGDDLRDIESGRDAGTRTAAVTYGYIHPDDNPKHWGADVVVDHPLELRQVLDQALCSC
- the mtnA gene encoding S-methyl-5-thioribose-1-phosphate isomerase gives rise to the protein MRDRLLAAEKVKAIDWRDDALYLLDQRILPFEESWIAYTSAAGVAQAIREMVVRGAPAIGISAAYGVVLAARARFAAGGDWQAAMEEDFALLADSRPTAVNLFWALNRMRERLERLKGHAYPLAVLEAEALAIHESDREANLTMAQLGVDLIRRHQGNAQAILTHCNTGALATGGFGTALGVIRGAFIEGMVERVYANETRPWLQGSRLTAWELANEGIPVTLNADSAAAHIMKTKGVTWVIVGADRITANGDVANKIGTYQLAVNAMHHGVRFMVVAPSSTIDMALASGEDIPIEERDGKELLEVGGKRVGADVQAYNPVFDVTPADLIDAIVTEKGIVERPDTAKMAQLMCRKRLH